The following is a genomic window from Bacteroidales bacterium.
TTTATTGGGTACCAGATTTGGCCCGGGTAATTCTGTTTCGCTAAGGTACCAGCTGGCATGTTTAAAATTTAGCACATAGTCAGTATTCGATTTATTGATATGAAGCGTAACAAGGGAATCACCATTGATCAGGGAAAGGCTCTGAATCTGTTGATTATTAGGCTTAAACAGGAATTTTTTTCCGCTGATCATGTTCCCTATGTTGGAAGAAGCTGATTTATTTTCAGGTTTAAGTGCAAGTGATAATAGTCTTGTTCTAAGTGCTGATACTGCATCTTCATTAGCAGGAAGACTCTCTTTATGCATAGCAGGTAAGAGATATTTCCATACCAGGTTTAATTCCTTCTGCATATCGTCGGTTTGAGATGTAATTGCCAGAACGGCGTCCTGATCAGGAAAGACAATCATGTATTGTCCATAAGCACCATCACCTCTGTATGCATTATTCCGGCAACGCCAGAACTGGTAACAGTATCCCTGTGTCCAGTCACTTGAATCCTTTATTGCCTTTGGGGCATTTGGAGCCTGATCTATCTTGAAAGATGTAGCTTCATCAATCCACTCTGCTGGCAATAATTGTTTTCCGTTCCATTTGCCTCTTTGAAGATAGAACTGACCTGCACGTGCAATGTCTTCTGTTTTGAGTCTCAGTCCCCATCCTCCCGTATTTATACCCTGTGAGTTTACTTCCCAGTCAATACTGTCAATTCCAAGGGGGATGAAGAATCTTGGTGTTAGATAATCTATAACTTTTTCACCTGTAACTTTTTGTACAATAGCGGATAACATAAATGTAGCCAGCGAGTTATAAAGGAATTTTGTCCCTGGTTCATCCACAACAGGGGTCCTTATAAATGTTCTTGTCCAGCTTCCTTTATTTCCTGCCACCCTGTATGTCGGATCAGGATCCTGTCCTGCAGACATTGTAAGAAGATCCTTAACTGTCATTTGTTCGAGCTTTGTGAAAATAGTATCAGGAACATCCTCAGGAAAAAAAGAAAGGACCTTGTCGTTTACCGTAAGCAGTTTTTCACTAACCGCAAATCCAATTGCAGTTGAAGTAAAGCTTTTGCTCAGAGAATACATTGTATGTTTAAGATCAGGTCTGTATGGATCCCACCACCCTTCCGCAATTACTTTTCCATGCCTGAGAAGCATAAAACTGTGTATTTCATTTGCTTCAGTATCGGCAGCATTTACAAACCGCAGAATTGCTTCAGATGATACTCCTTCTGCTTCAGGTGTGCTTCTGGGAAGAGAATTATCCGTTTTGGTTTCAGTACAACTGACTATTAAAACCAATATAAGAGAGAGGAGCAGCAGACTTTTTAATTTATTCATAAAGGCAATATTTTATTAATACAAATTATTTAGGCAGTAAGCTTTTTGCCAGTTCCTCACTATCCTTATACTTAGTCATAAGTTTCTTTAATCTTTTATGCAGGTCAGCTTTAACTGAACTATAAGCCGGATCGTTGTAAACATTTTTCATTTCCTGCGGATCAGTTTTAAGATCAAATAGCTCCCATTCATCAATATCATAGTAAAAATGAATTAGCTTATATCTTTCAGTACTTATACCATAATGTCGCTTAACGCTATGAACAGCAGGGTATTCGTAATAGTGGTAGTAATGCTCTTTCCTCCAGTTTGCCGGTGTTTTACCTTTAAGTACAGGCACCATGCTTAATCCCTGCATATCTGCCGGAATCTTAACACCCGCCATATCAAGAATTGTTTCAGCAAAGTCAAGATTCGAGACAATATCTTTATTTACACTGCCTGGTTTGGTTGTTCCGGGCCATTGAATAAGAAGTGGTGTACGATATGATTCCTCAAACATCCACCGTTTGTCGAACCAGCCATGTTCTCCCAGATAAAAGCCCTGATCTGAGGCATATATAACAACAGTATTTTTATCAAGACCGTTTTCTTTAAGATAATCGAGCACTTCCCCGACGCTTTTGTCTACTGCAGCTATGCAAGCCAGGTAATCCTGCAGATAACGCTGGTATTTGAAACGGATTAACTCCTTTCCTGTAAGATTTGCTCCATAAAAATAGCTTATAATCGGATCATATACTTTATCCCAGGCGGCCATTTGCTCAGGTGTCATACGGTTAAGACCAACATTTTTAGTCTTTGTTCCTGCAGGATAGAGTTTGAGATCCTCTATAAGCCTCATAGTTTTTGAGATTGACATGTCCTGCGATTTTTCAGCAGTTCCTCTGTTAGAGTAGTCATCAAAAAGAGTTGAAGGTTCAGGGAATGTGACATCCTTGTAAAGAGATAATTCATCCGGTCCAGGCTGCCATTCGCGGTGAGGTGCCTTGTGGTGCATCATCAGCATGAAGGGCTTGCCTGTACTTTTCACACTTTTTATCCATTCAATGCTTTTATCTGTAATAATCTCTGTTACATAACCCTGTTCTACATGCTTTCCGTCTTTATTAATAAAATCGGGATTGTAATAATTTCCCTGTCCCGGCAGAATCTCCCAGTGATTAAAACCCGTGGGGTCTGATCCAAGGTGCCATTTGCCTATCATTGCAGTATTATAGCCTGCTGCCTGAAGCAGCTTCGGAAATGTCTGCTGCGAGCCGTCAAATGGTGCCTGTCCTTCGTTCTTAACAAAACCATTTAAATGGCTGTATTTACCTGTGAGAACTACCGCTCTGCATGGTCCCGAAATAGAGTTTGTTACAAGGCAGCGGTCGAAGCGCATCCCATCCCTGGCAATTCTGTCAATATTTGGGGTTGGAGCGAGATCTTTAAGCGGCCCGCCATATGCACTGATGGCCTGATAAGCATGGTCGTCGCTCATTATGTAGATGATGTTCGGACGTTGCTGGGAAGATTGGGCCTGCAGAAGCGGAGCTGCAGCTGTCAGTCCAAGAGCAGTAAAAAGTTTGAGGTTAAGGTTCATATGCAAAAGTTTAAGTTCAAAAATCAAAGTGCAAAGTGCAAAATGCAAAGTTTAAATGTTATTACCATATGTTGTGCGACTGATAATTTCATCTTGTAGGTCTTCTGATAATTCTGTAAAGTAAGCAGTATATCCGGCAACACGGACAGTTAAGCCCCTGTAAGATTCAGGCTCAGCTTTTGCTTTTATAAGTTCTTCATTTGTAACCACATTGAACTGGACATGATGAATTGGAAGTGAAATAAATGTCCTCAGAAACGAACTGAATTTATCCCGGTCGTGTTCATTTTTAAAGAATGACGGAAGAAACTTCATATTCAATAGTGTTCCATTACTGGCACGCTCTGAAGGGATTCTACTCACAGAGTTTAATACAGCAGTCGGTCCGTGAGTATCCCTTCCATACATGGGCGACAATCCTCCGTCAGCCAGTGGTGTCCCTGACAATCTTCCATCAGGAGTGGCTGCAACGTTTTGTCCCATAGGTACATGTGCTGAAACTGTATATAGGCCCATATGATATTTACCGCCCCGGTAATTTTTGTATCCAGACAATTTATCAGCAAAATACATGATACATTCTTCACCGTATTCATCTACCCATTGTATATCATTGCCGTATTTTGGTACAAGGTTTAAACATTGCTGCCTGATATTCTCGTTTCCTTCATAATTTCTCCTAAGGATCTCAATACAAGTCTTTTTTCCGATAATTTCTTTATCAAATACCAGTTTCTTAAGTACAGCAATGCTATCAGCAATGTTTGCAACCTGAATGGCCTGGATCCCCGAATAATTGTACTTTGCCCCTCCTGCCGTCACATCCAGACCTTTAACAAGGCAATCATTAACGACTGATGAGAGAAACGGTGAAGGCAGGTGTGTCTGGTGAAATTTTTCAACAACTTCACATGCTTCAGTCATCTTAAGGATGAAGTGGTTAATCTGTTTCTTAAAGGCTTTGTCAAAATCACCGAATTCTAAAAAATCAAAAAGATAACCTGTTTCCAATCCCAGCTGCCTACCAGTGAGCATACATTTGCCATTGTTCATTGTAAGCTCAAGTACTTTAACAAGATTGAACATAGCCGCATCGCTCCAGCCAAGAAAATTTCCCTGAGTGGTTAACTCCACACAACCGACAAGCGCATAGTCTAATGCATCTTTTATCTCAATACCTGCAGTTTTAAGAGATGGAATAATACTTTCATCATTTGCAATCTGAGGCATTCCTGTCCCGAGCCCTATAATACGGGTACATTCTTTTATAAAATCAGCCGGAGAGCCTTTATGTAATCTGGCTGTGAGGTTGGGTTGTGGCAAACGTACATGGTCCTGGGCTTTTAGCAACATATAGGATAACTCATTGGTAGCATCCTCACCCATTTTTGATTGTCCCCCGATTGTAACATTGAATCCGATAGGAAACCCGGCAAAGTATTTCGCGCTGTGCGAGTTGCGCATGTAGACTATATGGTTGAACTTTATAAACAGTGCATCAATAAGTTCCTGTACGACACTTTGATCTGTTTTTCCCGATTTTATATCAGAAATGTAGTACTGATACAGGTATTGATCTATTCTGCCTGGTGAAAATGAGGAAGCATTGGACTCCATTTGCAGTATAACAAACAGGAACCAGACGGACTGAATTGCTTCCCGGAATGTTTCAGGTGGTCTCTTTGAGAGATTATCACATACTTCAGCAATCTCTTTAAGATTCTTCTTTGATTCTGAATTGTTCTCAATAGCTGCGAGATCAAAGGCCAGCTCACTGTATCTTTTAATGAATTTACATGAAGCATTAAGTGCGGCAGATACGCTTTTATAGAACATTGCTTTATCAGGAGTGCAATCTGCAATATATTCATCAGCAGTCTTTTTTAGTCCGGCAGGCCCGAACCTTAACCATTTTTCAACATCCGGACAGATATGCCCCTGAGCATGATCTTTCTGATTAATCTTTACAACCTTCTCAATTGCTGACAACGGTTCTCCAAAATGCCCATAGATGTTATCTTCAAGGGTTTTTCCTTTCCAATAGGGTTCAATGACTTCTTTGAAATAAATTTTATCCTCTGATCTTACATTAAAAGTATCCTGAGGACGGGAAGGGAGGCTGTCAATTTCGTTTATAAGCCATGTAATGCCTGCTTCCGGAAAAACAACACCTGCCCTGATATCCGGTGTTCTGTTCCCAACAATAAGTTCCTCGGGATCAATAGATATGGACATCTTACATAAAGCTTCAGACAAGGCCAGTGCACGTTTCATAATGACAGGCAAATCCTCATTTTCCCTATATATGCGCGTAATGATTTTTGCCTGCTCAATGGATAAAAAGCGTGAAGCATCAAGAGTTTTTTTCTTAAGTGAAATTATCCTCTCAGTAGGTTTTTGCCATCCATGCTCTTCGCCCTTTGCCATTTGCTATTTGCCCTTTTACCTTTGCATTAATTATCTTATCTCAAAACTACCTTT
Proteins encoded in this region:
- a CDS encoding serine hydrolase, giving the protein MNKLKSLLLLSLILVLIVSCTETKTDNSLPRSTPEAEGVSSEAILRFVNAADTEANEIHSFMLLRHGKVIAEGWWDPYRPDLKHTMYSLSKSFTSTAIGFAVSEKLLTVNDKVLSFFPEDVPDTIFTKLEQMTVKDLLTMSAGQDPDPTYRVAGNKGSWTRTFIRTPVVDEPGTKFLYNSLATFMLSAIVQKVTGEKVIDYLTPRFFIPLGIDSIDWEVNSQGINTGGWGLRLKTEDIARAGQFYLQRGKWNGKQLLPAEWIDEATSFKIDQAPNAPKAIKDSSDWTQGYCYQFWRCRNNAYRGDGAYGQYMIVFPDQDAVLAITSQTDDMQKELNLVWKYLLPAMHKESLPANEDAVSALRTRLLSLALKPENKSASSNIGNMISGKKFLFKPNNQQIQSLSLINGDSLVTLHINKSNTDYVLNFKHASWYLSETELPGPNLVPNKNIEILRPFKIAGSYTWLDSNSIELTLRYIESPHTETITCIFLNDKVGVSSKNVFSGKDDFRLIEGVLEK
- a CDS encoding sulfatase, yielding MNLNLKLFTALGLTAAAPLLQAQSSQQRPNIIYIMSDDHAYQAISAYGGPLKDLAPTPNIDRIARDGMRFDRCLVTNSISGPCRAVVLTGKYSHLNGFVKNEGQAPFDGSQQTFPKLLQAAGYNTAMIGKWHLGSDPTGFNHWEILPGQGNYYNPDFINKDGKHVEQGYVTEIITDKSIEWIKSVKSTGKPFMLMMHHKAPHREWQPGPDELSLYKDVTFPEPSTLFDDYSNRGTAEKSQDMSISKTMRLIEDLKLYPAGTKTKNVGLNRMTPEQMAAWDKVYDPIISYFYGANLTGKELIRFKYQRYLQDYLACIAAVDKSVGEVLDYLKENGLDKNTVVIYASDQGFYLGEHGWFDKRWMFEESYRTPLLIQWPGTTKPGSVNKDIVSNLDFAETILDMAGVKIPADMQGLSMVPVLKGKTPANWRKEHYYHYYEYPAVHSVKRHYGISTERYKLIHFYYDIDEWELFDLKTDPQEMKNVYNDPAYSSVKADLHKRLKKLMTKYKDSEELAKSLLPK
- a CDS encoding formate C-acetyltransferase/glycerol dehydratase family glycyl radical enzyme, coding for MAKGEEHGWQKPTERIISLKKKTLDASRFLSIEQAKIITRIYRENEDLPVIMKRALALSEALCKMSISIDPEELIVGNRTPDIRAGVVFPEAGITWLINEIDSLPSRPQDTFNVRSEDKIYFKEVIEPYWKGKTLEDNIYGHFGEPLSAIEKVVKINQKDHAQGHICPDVEKWLRFGPAGLKKTADEYIADCTPDKAMFYKSVSAALNASCKFIKRYSELAFDLAAIENNSESKKNLKEIAEVCDNLSKRPPETFREAIQSVWFLFVILQMESNASSFSPGRIDQYLYQYYISDIKSGKTDQSVVQELIDALFIKFNHIVYMRNSHSAKYFAGFPIGFNVTIGGQSKMGEDATNELSYMLLKAQDHVRLPQPNLTARLHKGSPADFIKECTRIIGLGTGMPQIANDESIIPSLKTAGIEIKDALDYALVGCVELTTQGNFLGWSDAAMFNLVKVLELTMNNGKCMLTGRQLGLETGYLFDFLEFGDFDKAFKKQINHFILKMTEACEVVEKFHQTHLPSPFLSSVVNDCLVKGLDVTAGGAKYNYSGIQAIQVANIADSIAVLKKLVFDKEIIGKKTCIEILRRNYEGNENIRQQCLNLVPKYGNDIQWVDEYGEECIMYFADKLSGYKNYRGGKYHMGLYTVSAHVPMGQNVAATPDGRLSGTPLADGGLSPMYGRDTHGPTAVLNSVSRIPSERASNGTLLNMKFLPSFFKNEHDRDKFSSFLRTFISLPIHHVQFNVVTNEELIKAKAEPESYRGLTVRVAGYTAYFTELSEDLQDEIISRTTYGNNI